One stretch of Streptomyces zhihengii DNA includes these proteins:
- a CDS encoding SLC13 family permease: MSMADVSIIVLVALFAATAVPRFNIGLTALPAAFFVGLAADRTADEVTAFFPGDFFVLLVGITALFAVAQINGTLDWLLDGMLRLVGGRALLVALVPFLIGAVLTAIGTLPAAATAIVAPIALGLAKRYGIPPFIAAVLGITGIISGLLSPLAVYGTSANRLGEKMGLSLPGSAPVTFFLGGLLVGLVICAGCLVAGLRTGAMPRGRLTPTGSGPALIDAPTDPADSRATGYRSPVPTRVLTLGSLLVVVVLSVGFDINIGYLGLSAAVVQQLVLRLDPNEIISRIPWNIVLLIGGLLTYVGLMQELGAFTRISELLRIDGSPMLSLLVLCYIAGVTSFAASSIAVFATTVPLIPAVVADASPVGAVLAVALASILVDINPLGITGGLILGAAEPEDREPLFRQLLRCGLVSVVVGPALACFAFGWW, encoded by the coding sequence ATGTCCATGGCCGACGTCTCCATCATCGTTCTCGTCGCTCTCTTCGCGGCGACCGCCGTTCCGAGGTTCAACATCGGCCTCACGGCGCTGCCGGCCGCCTTCTTCGTAGGGCTCGCCGCGGACCGCACCGCTGACGAGGTGACGGCCTTCTTCCCCGGCGACTTCTTCGTCCTGCTCGTCGGGATCACGGCACTTTTCGCGGTCGCGCAGATCAACGGAACGCTCGACTGGCTGCTCGATGGGATGCTCCGCCTGGTGGGCGGCCGGGCGTTGCTGGTCGCCCTGGTCCCGTTCCTGATCGGTGCTGTTCTGACCGCGATCGGTACCCTGCCTGCCGCGGCCACCGCCATCGTCGCTCCCATCGCGCTGGGGCTCGCCAAGCGGTACGGGATACCTCCGTTCATCGCGGCCGTGCTGGGCATCACCGGCATCATCAGCGGGCTGCTCTCGCCCCTCGCTGTCTACGGCACGAGCGCCAACCGTCTGGGCGAGAAGATGGGGCTCAGCCTGCCCGGCTCCGCCCCGGTCACCTTCTTCCTCGGCGGGCTGCTGGTGGGCCTCGTCATCTGCGCCGGATGCCTCGTGGCGGGACTGCGCACTGGGGCGATGCCACGCGGCCGACTGACGCCGACCGGGAGCGGTCCCGCCCTCATCGACGCCCCGACAGATCCGGCGGACAGCCGGGCGACCGGATACAGATCACCGGTTCCTACCCGCGTCCTCACCCTCGGATCCCTGCTCGTAGTCGTGGTGCTGTCAGTCGGTTTCGACATCAACATCGGCTACCTGGGACTCTCCGCGGCGGTCGTCCAGCAATTGGTGCTCCGGCTGGATCCGAACGAGATCATCTCGCGCATCCCGTGGAACATTGTTCTGCTCATCGGCGGGCTCCTCACCTACGTCGGGTTGATGCAGGAGCTGGGCGCCTTCACCCGGATCAGTGAGCTGCTGCGGATCGACGGCTCACCGATGCTGAGCCTGCTGGTGCTCTGCTACATCGCCGGAGTGACATCCTTCGCCGCGAGTTCCATCGCCGTCTTCGCGACGACTGTTCCGCTGATCCCTGCGGTGGTCGCCGATGCTTCACCAGTCGGTGCGGTCCTCGCGGTCGCGCTCGCCTCTATCCTGGTCGACATCAATCCACTGGGCATCACCGGTGGGCTGATTCTCGGCGCCGCCGAGCCCGAGGACCGTGAGCCGCTCTTCCGGCAGCTCCTGAGGTGCGGACTCGTGTCGGTGGTCGTCGGTCCAGCACTGGCCTGCTTCGCCTTCGGGTGGTGGTGA